In Myxococcales bacterium, the DNA window CCCTTGGCCTCCTTGACCTCCGGAGCCACCGGGACAGCCGATTCCTGCGCCGGCCTGCGAACCAGCGAGCCCGCCCGCTTGGCCCGTTTGGCCGGCCGAGCCCGCGCCGCCCTTGCCGCCCGCGCCAGCCTTCACCGTCACGTTCTCCAGCGTCACCGTCGCGCCGAGCGACAACACGCCGAAGCTCGAGCCGCCGCTCTGGCCGCCCTGCCCCTTCGCTCCACCGCAGCCCCCGCAGCCTCCGCCGCCTCCACCGCCCACGGCCGCAGATGCGCCTCCCGAGCCACCGCCGCCGCCTTGTCCGGGCCTCGCCGTCTCTCCCGACGCGCCTCGGCTAACTTGCCACTTCCCGCCTTCGACGCTCCCGGGAGTCGTCGCCCCGGCTCCGCCGTTCGCGGCACGACCCGCGACTCCTTGAATTCCGTTTCCACAGGCCGGAACGGGTACCGTTTGGTACGTGCCGCCCTTACCGAACGCCTCAGATCCGGCCACTACCGTCTTGCCGTCTCCGCCGGGTGCGCCTCCCGTGCCCCCGCCAACACCTCCTTCGCCGCCCTCTACTGCGACTGCAGGCGCCTCGGCGCATAGCGCGGCGCACGTCTGTTTCGCTCCGCCCATGTTACCACTCGCGTTGTTCCCCTTGATTTTCGGGTCACTCGCGTCCAGCGCTACATCGTAGTTCGTGCCCGTCGTGCCCGCGCCTCCGGCAGCTCCGGCCCCGGCCGTCACGGTCCCGCCAATGACCGTCAGGACCACTCCACTCTCGGCGAGCACGCCGACGCTCGACTCGCCTGCCGTCGCCGCGTCCGTCGCCGTCACGTTCACGCCGTTCAGCGTCACCGCGCCTTGGCTCGCCGTCAGCCCTACGGCTTTCCCGCTCGCGATCGCCGTCGCTCCGCCGGCTTTGCCGAAGTCGCACGCCACTCCACCATAGAGCCCCACCGTTCGACCGATGCCGAGGCTCTCTCCGTACGTCCCCTCGCACGCCACGATGAGAGGCTTCGCTCCCTCCAGCGCCTTCCCGATCGTCTTGTACGGCTGCGCCTTCGTCCCGGGGTTCGCGTCGTTCCCATTCGGAGACACGAACGCCCACACCTCGTCCGTGAAGCATTTCTCGGGGTTCTTCAGCGGCTCCTTCACCGACTCGCACCCGGGAGGGTTCGGCACGTTCGAGTCCGGTCCTGCGTCGGGGATGCTCACGTCCGGACCGGGGCCCGTCTCCGAGGTCGAGCCGTCGGCGTCCAAGCAGCCGCCGTAGTCACACGCCGACGGAAACGACGGACACCCCACGACCAGCACCGAAACGCCCACCACCCCCAGCACGGCCAATAGCTTCTTCATCGTTAAGCTCCTCAAAAAGTCCCCACCAGCGCGCCGCCACCAAGACCGGGCACGAGCTGTACCTTGGTCTCCTTCACGCGCGCCTGCCACGGCTTCATCACCACGGCCGTCACGATCGCTGCCCCAAGAAACACACCTCCGCCCACATATCCAATCACCGACCCGGTTCCCAGCCCGCTCGCCGACGACGCCTTGTCCTCGAGCTCGGCGCACGCGACGCCGCTGCCAGCTCGGCACGGGTTCGTCGCGCTCAGCGACTTGAGCTCGTCGTTCTGGCTCGACGACAACGCGCCGAGCACGCTGCCCACCGCGATGCCCGCCACACCGACCCCGCCGAGCACGATCGTCGGAACCCAGCTCGGGTAGACGGCCTTCTCCCCCGGGGGTGCGATGGGAACCTTCGGGTCTTCCTTCACTTCGAGCTCCACGGTCACCGTCTGCGACAAGGGGCACGACACGGGAGACTTCTTCTCCTTGTCGGCATACCGCAGCACGATGTCGTGGGTCCCGGCGCTCACCACAATTGGCTCCGCGAGCGGCGTTTCACCCGCGTCGACGCCGTCGATGATCACCTTCGTCCCCTTGGGCGTCTGCGAAGTCACCGTGACGAGAGAGACCTTCTTCGCAAGCTCTCCATAATACTTCCGAGCCAGCATCGAGCGGTCCAAGTCAGTCTGAGGCATCTTCAAGAAGTCACGAAAGAGCTTGTAGGCCTCCACATCGTGACCCACCGTCATCTCCGCCCGAGCCAAATTGAACAACACCCCAGGAAACTTCAGAACCGCATAAGCCTGCACATATTTCAGAC includes these proteins:
- a CDS encoding PEGA domain-containing protein; amino-acid sequence: MGAPLSLSWAAGKHEEARLKYVQAYAVLKFPGVLFNLARAEMTVGHDVEAYKLFRDFLKMPQTDLDRSMLARKYYGELAKKVSLVTVTSQTPKGTKVIIDGVDAGETPLAEPIVVSAGTHDIVLRYADKEKKSPVSCPLSQTVTVELEVKEDPKVPIAPPGEKAVYPSWVPTIVLGGVGVAGIAVGSVLGALSSSQNDELKSLSATNPCRAGSGVACAELEDKASSASGLGTGSVIGYVGGGVFLGAAIVTAVVMKPWQARVKETKVQLVPGLGGGALVGTF
- a CDS encoding DUF1565 domain-containing protein, coding for MKKLLAVLGVVGVSVLVVGCPSFPSACDYGGCLDADGSTSETGPGPDVSIPDAGPDSNVPNPPGCESVKEPLKNPEKCFTDEVWAFVSPNGNDANPGTKAQPYKTIGKALEGAKPLIVACEGTYGESLGIGRTVGLYGGVACDFGKAGGATAIASGKAVGLTASQGAVTLNGVNVTATDAATAGESSVGVLAESGVVLTVIGGTVTAGAGAAGGAGTTGTNYDVALDASDPKIKGNNASGNMGGAKQTCAALCAEAPAVAVEGGEGGVGGGTGGAPGGDGKTVVAGSEAFGKGGTYQTVPVPACGNGIQGVAGRAANGGAGATTPGSVEGGKWQVSRGASGETARPGQGGGGGSGGASAAVGGGGGGGCGGCGGAKGQGGQSGGSSFGVLSLGATVTLENVTVKAGAGGKGGAGSAGQTGQAGGLAGSQAGAGIGCPGGSGGQGGQGGGGGGGAGGHSVAVAYSGTKPTQKSVTAEPATAAAKGGDPGSTGAGATAATAGADGKTAAELSL